One window of Dehalobacterium formicoaceticum genomic DNA carries:
- a CDS encoding spore coat protein CotJB: MGGENFGEVKPERSFKKNSRSGICLCRVKSFLDTNPEHEEALCDYNKFTEELMNLKNMYEARYGPLTNFGGSPSRFPWQWIEEPWPWEED, translated from the coding sequence ATGGGAGGTGAAAATTTTGGCGAAGTCAAACCGGAAAGATCTTTTAAGAAAAATTCAAGAAGTGGAATTTGCCTGTGTCGAGTTAAATCTTTTTTGGACACCAATCCGGAGCATGAGGAAGCATTATGCGACTACAACAAATTTACCGAAGAATTAATGAATTTAAAAAATATGTACGAAGCAAGATACGGCCCATTGACCAATTTTGGAGGCAGCCCCAGCCGTTTCCCCTGGCAATGGATTGAAGAACCCTGGCCATGGGAAGAAGACTAA
- a CDS encoding manganese catalase family protein — MWIYEKKLEFPVRVMGKDIAMAKYLITQYGGPDGELSASLRYLNQRYSMPTERAKAVLTDIGTEELAHMEMIATMVYKLIKNATPQEMEEAGLGGWYTQHDNGLFWMDSNGVPWSAKYVACLGDPVTDLHEDMAAEEKARATYEHLINLTDDPGIIEALRFLREREIVHFQRFGETLNHVQEKLNEKKYY, encoded by the coding sequence ATGTGGATATATGAAAAGAAATTAGAATTTCCGGTGCGGGTTATGGGTAAAGACATTGCAATGGCTAAATATCTGATCACCCAATACGGAGGGCCGGACGGCGAGCTTTCGGCTTCCCTGCGCTATTTGAATCAAAGATACAGCATGCCTACGGAAAGAGCCAAGGCTGTTCTTACCGATATCGGCACAGAGGAACTGGCCCATATGGAAATGATTGCCACCATGGTCTATAAATTAATTAAAAACGCAACACCTCAAGAAATGGAGGAAGCAGGGTTAGGCGGCTGGTATACCCAGCATGACAACGGACTTTTCTGGATGGACTCCAATGGCGTGCCCTGGTCCGCCAAATATGTGGCCTGCCTGGGAGACCCGGTTACTGACCTCCATGAAGATATGGCAGCAGAAGAAAAAGCCCGGGCTACATATGAACATTTAATCAACCTGACCGATGATCCCGGAATCATTGAAGCGCTGAGATTCCTGCGCGAAAGAGAAATTGTGCACTTCCAGCGTTTTGGAGAAACTTTAAACCATGTGCAGGAAAAACTGAATGAAAAAAAATATTATTAA
- the istB gene encoding IS21-like element helper ATPase IstB, which produces MSNAPRKAFKEAILEYSKELRLPMIRKHLDEQVRESTQQDASYEAFLAQLLEKECDARREASRHNRIRLAEFTHKKYLEDLVIADLPDDAQKKLKQLKTLEFIQEGRNIILAGNPGTGKTHVSIGLGLKACLEGYKVWFTTVPLLINRIKECRAEQTLRAFQNRFEKYDLVIADEMGYISFDKEGSELLFTHLSLRAGRKSTIITTNLSFERWGEIFQDPVMTAAMIDRLTHQSYIVNMNGNSYRMKETKEWLQQQQLA; this is translated from the coding sequence ATGAGTAACGCGCCGCGCAAGGCGTTTAAGGAAGCGATATTGGAATATAGCAAAGAACTGAGACTCCCTATGATTCGTAAGCATTTGGATGAGCAAGTTCGGGAGTCAACGCAGCAGGATGCCAGTTATGAAGCATTTCTGGCGCAGTTACTGGAGAAGGAATGTGATGCTCGTCGGGAAGCCTCGCGGCATAATCGCATTCGTCTGGCTGAATTTACACATAAAAAGTACCTTGAAGATTTGGTCATCGCGGATTTGCCAGATGATGCCCAAAAGAAGTTAAAGCAGCTGAAAACATTAGAGTTTATTCAGGAGGGGCGCAACATTATTCTGGCGGGGAACCCGGGAACAGGCAAGACGCATGTGAGTATTGGGCTAGGCTTAAAGGCCTGCCTGGAGGGATATAAAGTATGGTTTACAACTGTTCCCCTCCTCATTAACCGGATTAAAGAATGCCGAGCAGAGCAAACTCTTCGAGCCTTCCAGAACCGCTTTGAAAAATATGATTTGGTTATTGCCGATGAAATGGGTTATATATCTTTTGATAAGGAAGGATCTGAATTATTGTTTACCCATTTGTCGCTGAGGGCTGGTCGCAAATCGACAATCATCACAACCAACTTATCCTTCGAACGATGGGGTGAAATTTTTCAGGATCCCGTGATGACGGCGGCCATGATTGACCGGTTGACGCATCAGTCATACATCGTCAACATGAATGGAAACTCGTACCGCATGAAAGAAACGAAGGAGTGGTTACAACAACAGCAACTGGCATGA